From the Eschrichtius robustus isolate mEscRob2 chromosome 3, mEscRob2.pri, whole genome shotgun sequence genome, the window AAGCTCTGGGGGCGCCACGCAGTCCCACAAGCCTGCATGCCCCACAGCCGAGATGGGGTGAGTCCATGGGAGGGAGGGCGCTGAATGGGGAAGCCGGGGCGCCAGGCAGCTGCAGGACAGCGCTTAGCAGAGCGCCGGGGTACTGGCCTGTCAGCAGCTGCTCTCCCGCCGGCCCACGTCCCTGCCCTGTATCTCTCTGCGGCTGCtgctcctcccccccacccccagcggcGCCCTGTGCGCCATCTCAGGTGGGCACCCTTGCCAAGGACTGCTTGGAGGCCCGTGAGAGGCCAGGAAGGAGTGGCGCAGAGGAGAGCTGCAGCCCACCTACGATGCTCCCTTCCCTGGCTCTGCTTCCCAGCACCTGAAGCCAGCCTTCAGCTCTGCCTCTGTACTATTCTTCTGCCTGGGTTCTGGCGCCTGCCCTCACCTCTCCTGAGGTCCTTCTCACTGGCCCAGgtcctgggggtgggagtggcgAGGAGAGTCTCCTGGAGCTGGGGAATTGGGCTGGAAACCCCCAGCTCTGTGGGGGAGGGTGACAAACAGGAAAGGGTTAAAGGGCTGGGGGCCCAGGGGCCTTTGACGGAGGCTGGGAGGCTGAGAATCAAACGGCGCCCAGGGGTGCCTCTCATCCGCCCTCCTCTTTCCGGTGTAGCTCAGCTCCTGGACTTGCCACAGACAGAAAACATAACACACACTTGCTGGGGAGAGTCTTTGCCTGATCGGGGGCTGCTCAGAGCACAGGGTAAGTGCTTTTAGCTACTGTagagcctggaggaggaggaaggtgggTGGGGCGACGGGCTCCCAGCTCCCATCCATCCAACCGCTGCTGTAGGATAGTGAGCCCTTCTGTGCACCAGCTGCTGGGCTGGGAGGCACAGAGCACGCAGACCCGACCAGATGTGCTGCCCATCAGCTCCTAAGGATAGCCCTGGCAGGGCCAGGAGCAGAGCCCAGGGCATGCCAGCCTGTCTAGGTTGTGCCCTCTCTGCCACACTGCCCATTCCTCAGACCTTCGGCTGTGCTCTGCCCCAGCACCAGCCCTGGGGAGGATTTTGAAGGTGGTGAAATCTCCCCTGGCTGGGCCCTTGGCCTTGATTTCAAGACGCTCTACCTGGTTTCACAGCCCCAGGCCCGCGGGCTGATTCCTCCTCAGCCTCGGAGGGGAAAATCTCACCAACTCATTCCTGCTAAGCTATTACATTGTCTTCAGAAAGACTCTCAGCCCCTCAGCTGCTTCTATAAAATGCAAACACTAATACAACTTCTGAAACTGGAATTGACCTCTGATCTCTCGAAGTGGCCTCTGGCTCAAAGAACTGACCTTCTCAGGATTTCcattaacaaaaaacaaacaaaaaaagattacagAGAGAAGGCTCAAAGCTAAGGAACAGTGGGATTCCAGGCATGGTGACCCGAGGACTGACAACCTTTCAGATGATAGAAGAGGAAGCAGCCCTGTCTAGTTCAGCCTCATTTGAGAGTATTTAAGGGGTGGTGGCCCTTCTTATGCTCCTCCCAGTCATCCCATAAAGACCAGCCACGGCCTTATTCTTCAGAGAAGCACCGAATTTAACTTCTGAGGCTACACTCTCTGGAGCCAACTGCTTGAGAGGAACTGGCCTTTGGAGAGAAGAGGATGAGGGCAAAGATGGGGAACAGAGTTGTAGAGCGGTTTCAGATCCTCCCGCAGGCTCCTGAGCTTTTCGACTTGatggcctcctgcctctcccaccccctccacacacactcacactcataaGTACGCACATACGtgctcactcacacacactcacactcacacacacgctcCCTCCACAGCAGCACTTTCTTCTCCTGAGCAGCTCTGACCTGGCCACGTTAGCTGACAGCAGCAGGAAGTGGTGGGCCCAGGCGAGCAGTGGGGAGGGGCTCCAGGCTCGTGTTGCAATCCTGGAGATTTGTGGTGATGTAGCTGACACTGTCTGACCTGGGGCTCTTCCTTCAAGCACTGTTTCTGCTTCCTGGGACAATCCCAGGCCTGGATGCCAAAACCCCCAGAACTCGCAGTGCCTGGGAGAAGTGACAGGGAAAAGGGTTTGTCTCCACAGAATGGTCTGTCTGGGGAGGGCGTTGACAGGGACCTGGGGAGTCGGGACAGGTAGAATGCCCTGCGGTGGGACAGGCCCCAGCTGTGGGCTGAGGGCCCAGTGGCTGTGCTTCTTTTTggagaagttacttaacctttctgtgcttcaCACTTCCCCTGCCCCCTTGCCTCTGGAATGGCCACATGGAGCCCTTCACGGGGTGGTCTTGGGCAGAGCTACTTGTCGGGTCACCAGTGTCCACCCCAGGTCAGGGGTGGAATCCTAGACCCCAGTATGTTCTTTTTCTGCACAGAAGGTGGCCGGCCAGCTGGGAGCAGGAGATGCAGAGCACCGTCAATTACCTGTGGCACACGGATGACCTGCTGGGGCAGGGGGCCACTGCCAGTGTGTACAAGGCCCGAAACAAGGTAGGATGCAGCCCAGCCCACCCCGGCCCCCTCACGGCCAGGAAGTCGGCCCCCAGTGGGCAGGAAGGGTGGTGTGCAGGGTTCTCTGACTGTGTTCTGCACCCTCTGAAGTGGAGCAGAGGTGTGGGGAACTGAAGAGGGCTCCTTGGGATGAAGCTTCTGTCAGGCAAGTTTGGGGGCTGGAGAGAAAGGGATGAAGACACAAGCCAACATCCAAGGGAGGTGGCAGCAAATCTAGGAAGAGCAGAGGTGGGAAGTGGGACTcgtttggatttatcctgcctttaTTCTGATTGAGAGCTGTACTGAATACGAGACACACTGCACTATCTTGTACTTAAGAGCTGAAGCCAGACAGAACGTTGCTGCTAAGGCCAGGCAGTAGTATTAGCTGCCACTGTAGTTACTGTCAATAGCAATAGCAGCAGTAACAACAAACCGTCCCCTGCAGGGTATCAGGTGTGCCAAGCTCCTGTCATCTCCCAGTGCCGCAGGACGGGCTGTGTACCCTCTGAGGAGGGGAAGGAGCTGAGGGGGGGAGCCCCCGTCCCCAACCAGGCTGCCTTCGCTCGTCCCTGGGGTTAGGCTGGCGGGAGCGGCTGAACAGAGGCCTGGGAGGGGGTGCGCTCCCAGGGCAGGGGTACCATTTATGTTATCCCCCATGGCAGAAATCCGGGGAGCTGGTTGCCGTGAAGGTCTTCAACACGGCCAGCTACCTGCGACCCCGCGAGGTGCAGGTGAGGGAGTTTGAGGTCCTGCGGAAGCTGAACCATCAGAACATCATCAAGCTCTTTGCGGTGGAGGAGATGGTGGGTCCAGTGCTTGGTCAGAGGAAGACGGTCTTGTCCTCGACTCTGACAGGCTGGGAAGGGTCAGGTCACATAATAATAGAGACTTGGGCACATGTTCATCAGCAGGTCGGCCAGCAGGTTGGCCAGAGAGGAGTAAAGGGTGtcagggggctgggggcagtgCCTGGGAAGGTAAGGATGGGGAGTGAGGCCTAATCAAAGAAGGCTTCCTGAAAAAGGTGACCTTGGGCTCAGTTTGAGGCCAAAGGAAGGAAGGCCAGCTAGAAGCGGAGACCTAGAGAATGGGGGCTTTGGGCTCTAGGGTGAGCCACCCCGTCTtgaggaaggggagaagaagCGCCCTCCTCCCCAAGCCTCCCTCTGTCCCCTACAGGGGGGCAGCCGGCAGAAGGTGCTGGTGATGGAGTACTGCGCCAGCGGGAGCCTGATGAGTGTGCTGGAGGGCCCTGAGAACGCCTTTGGGCTGCCCGAGGACGAGTTCCTGGTGGTGCTGCGCTGTGTGGGTaagcccctccctgactcccaccggggaccccctccccacctcaggcCAGCCGCAGACCCAGCCCTCAGCAGCAGGTGAAGTCCCAGAGGGGTATGGCATTTCTGGAACAAGTATCCAAACCCAGTAGAGCATTGGAAGCTAAGAGGCTCCCCATTCACAGACCTGGGACAGATGCTAATGAACAGacagaacccaagggtctgattCCTGCTAATCAGCAGTTTAAAACTCCAAtttcagaataaaatttaaaatagtttgtacaccaatgttcataacagcattattcacaatagccatgaggcaaaaacaacccaaatgtcacagacagatgaatggataaacaaaatatgggatATACGTACGATGGGATGCtagtcagccttaaaaaggacaCATGGATGAGCCTGGAAGacattgtgctgagtgaaaaaagccagccaCACAAGGACAACTACTCTGTGATTCCTTTTATGTGAGGGACCTAGAGAGGTcagatccacagagacagaaagtatagaATGtgattgccagaggctggggtggggggatggagagTGAGTGTTTAATAGGTGGAATTTCTGTTTGGGAAGTTGacaaagttctggaggtggatggtggtgatggtagcacaacaaTGTCAGTGTATTTAATGCCCCTGatgtgtacacttaaaaatggttaaaatgtaaattttatgttaggtaTATTTTACCGCAATTAaaaccaataataataattttaaaaaaatgatagggAGGAGAGTGCCCTCCTCTGGGAGACAGAGCCGCCATCCCTCTCAGTTTCTTAGGGAACCCCAATGGGACCTCGACACCCCACATCCTTGGGACCCCCATCCTTTGCTCTGTGCCTGTCTCTGTTCTCCTGCTGCTCCTGTGGCCCCGTTGTCCCATGAGTTGCCACTCTCTGTCTATGTGGATCCTTCCCCTGAGATGAGCCTTGACACTGGGCTGTTCCTGGCCAGAGCCACTAGCAGCCTTCCCTCTGTCCCAGTGGCCGGCATGAACCACCTGCGGGAGAACGGCATCGTCCACCGAGACATCAAGCCGGGGAACATCATGCGCCTGGtcggggaggaggggcagagcaTCTACAAGCTGACGGACTTCGGGGCAGCCCGGGAGCTGGATGACGACGAGAAGTTCGTCTCGGTCTACGGCACCGAGGAGTACCTGGTGAGCGGGCGTGGGGGACCCGCTGCCCGAGCGGAGGGCTTCCCCTGCAGCTGGCTGCCCCACACCTTGTGACTCTCAGTGCCCCTCTGAGGGGCTCTGTCCAATCTCCCTGTGCCCAGCAGGGTTATCTCTCACCCCCTATCCCCAACCAGAACAATTTGTTCTGTTCTCTAAGGCCAAAAAGGCAATGCTGCAGCCTGCCCAGGCCTCCCCTGTTCAGTTAAGTCCTTGATAGGATCCTCCTGGAGGATGGAACACTGCTGGTCACCACTTCCCCCAGGGCAGAggctggggtttgggggaggggtgctTTGGATAAGCACATGCCACGCCCATTTTTGAGATGACAAAGGAGATGCATTCTGACGGTTCTGTTTTCTCCTGAAGGTGGGAGAAGGAGGTCTGAATGGGGTGCGCTCAGGCCCttgcccccttccccctccatgACAGCTCTCTGGTTCCCCCTCCTGCAGCATCCTGATATGTATGAGCGGGCGGTGCTTCGCAAGCCCCAACAGAAAGCTTTTGGGGTGGCCGTGGATCTCTGGAGCATTGGGGTGACCCTGTACCATGCGGCCACTGGCAGCCTGCCCTTCGTCCCCTTTGGAGGGCCCCGGCGCAACAAGGAGATCATGTACGGTGGGCCACCGGGCAGGGGGCGAAGGGGCGGACCCTGGGCCTTCCCTTCTGGTCCCTGCTGTGCCCCCTATTCTGCCTCTGACTCTGTGGTCCTCCTGGTCTGCCCCCCACACAGGCTTCTTTTAGATCCTTGGATATCAGTCCATCAAACAAGAGGCTGAGCCCTGTCCCTTCCTGATGGGAGAACTTAGTTCAGGGCTTCCGTTGAGCACCCCACTCTGTTTGTGGCTCACCACATCTCAGCTGAGGCTCCCAGAGCGACTTGGCCAAGGTTGCAGAGCCTGCCAGGGGCAAAGGGGAAGGGCAAGGACCTAGCCTCCtgatcccaggtcccaggtccctcATGCTTTTCTGCTGTCTGATACAGAAGTAGCTGGAGACCGTGGCTGCTCCCACTGAGGGCACCACCCAGAGCAAAAGAGATTTAAAGTGGATTTGCAGGAAGGTCAATGCCCCTTCAACTCAGGGGTCAAGCTGTGACTTGGATGGGGGCTGTCAGGGTAGCTGGActttggagggaggggaggttggAACAGTGAGGTGGAGGGGAGGCTACGGGGGCCGAGCACAGTGCAGGTGCAGGTGTGGAGGCAGGTGGACACGGACGTGTGGTGAGGGAGCAGAGGAAACGGACAGAGGAGAGAGTGGAGAACTTGACTGGAGAGCATCAGGACAGCAAGCCAGACTCCCAGGTTCCATTCTCAGGGTGCCTCGGAGCAGCTGGGTGACTTGCCCCAGTGCTCTGAGCCCTCCGGGCTGAGTCCATCATCCCTTGAAGTGTGATGGCCTGGGGGCTCCTGCTGACTTGGTCCTGTCTCCCGCAGGTACCGGATCACCACGGAGAAGCCAGCCGGGGCCATTGCAGGCACTCAGAGGCTGGAGAACGGGCCCCTGGAGTGGAGCTACACCCTCCCCGTCACCTGCCAGCTGTCCATGTGAGTGGGACCCTGCGGGAGGGGCAGACACAAACCCAAGTCTGGGCCCATGTCCTTCTCTCAGCTGAGGCCTGGCCCGGCGGAGCACCCTGTGTGCTGGTAGCTTGGGTACACCACTCTCCCTTTCTAGCCCCAGTTTCTCCATCTGGATGCTGGAAGACCCTTCCAGCTCTTCCTCTCCATcccaccctgccccagccccttggCCCTGGCTCTTCAGGACATTCTCATGGAAGGCCCCTATTACCTACTTGAGGAGGCCAACTCTGGGCCCCGGCCCCTGACAGTCTCCATGTCCCGGGGGGCAGGGGGCTGCAGAGCCAGCTGGTGCCCATCCTGGCCAACATCCTGGAGGTGGAGCAGGCCAAGTGCTGGGGCTTCGACCAGTTCTTTGCGGAGACCAGTGACATCCTGCAGCGAGTTGTCGTCCACGTCTTCTCCTTGCCGCAGGCCGTCGTGCACCACGTCTACATCCACGCGCACAACACGTGAGTGGGCGCGAGCGAGGGCGGCGCGAGCCTCCTCTCCCCAAGCACAGGGGCATGTCCTGGGCAGTGCTCTGTGGGCAGTTTAGATTTGGAAGCTTCTGGGTCCAATCTTAGTTTGGAAAAATACTCGTTCCACCAAGTTAAAGTTAAACAGGCCTCCTTGCTGCTGGACTTGAGAGATTCAGCAAACTTTATAAAGCTGATGCATTATAAGTCTCctgagggggtgtgtgtgtgtgtgtgtgtgtgtgtgtgtgtgtgtgtgtgtgtgtgtgtgtgtgtgtgtgctggcagtGCATTTCCCCAGTGTATTACTCATGGAACCCTGTATTTCTGGAGCATGCTATGGGACTAGGTGAGTTTTAATGGAAGTGTGGCAGGAAGAGATGTGAAGGCTTCTTGAGTTCTGTCCCCACTTTGTCTGCATCCACTATAAGACATGAGCTCTGTCCTTCATCTCCCCGCCCTAGAGAAAAAATCACCCAGTCCCTCCCTCTGAAAAGCAGAACCCAAAGTCTTAGCTGGGCTTTGGGTCACCCTGACCCCGTATCCTGCCTGCTGacatgccctcccctccccctctcctctctctgcctctggtgTGTCTAGGATAGCCATCTTTCTGGAGGCCGTGTACAAGCAGACCAACGTGGCCCCCCAGCACCAGGAGTACCTCTTTGAGGGTCACCTCTGTGTCCTCGAGCCCAGCCTCTCAGCACAGCACATCGCCCACACGACAGCAAGCAGCCCCCTGACCCTGTTCAGCATGGTCAGCGAGACCCCCAAGGGGCTGGCCTTCAGGGACCGTGAGTAGGGCCACCCAGGCTGGATCTTTTCTCCTCCTCACATTCTCTTCCAAGGGGCAGGGGTTTATAATCCAAGATACTGATTCATTTTCTTGTGGGTGTTTCTTTGGGTCCCCAGTGTGTAGAAGGCAGATCTGGGTTCTAATTCTGCGTATGCCTCTGAAATGCCATGTGACTCGGGCTAGTGGCCTGCCCGACCTGCTTCACAGCGTCCAAAGATTTGGGAAAGAAACTCCAATGGAAACAGGGAGATGTGGGTTTAATGTGGTCTCCACAGTCTGTGATTGGTGGGGAAGCCTCCAATAGTTTGGTTTGGAGGAAGCAGGAGCCTAAGCTGCTGGAGAGAAGAGAAGGTGGTCAGGGGTCCAGAGTTTTGTCCTCCAAGTTCCGGCAAAAATATCACTCCTTATCATTTGAATGATGCCAATTTCATCCTCCTCTTCAGGGTCTCCAAGGCTGGGAGGGGAATTGACCTTGAAACCCCTGAGTGTGAGGGGTGCTTTTAGTCTATTTTCTGCTGTTGAGATGGGGCCTTGGGCATGAGGCTGTAGTTCTCCAGAGTGGACACAAGGGGGCAGTGAGGGACTGCAATTGTAAAGAAGCACATTGAGTGCATTTAAGGCTTAGAAGGTCGGGGCTCTAGGTGAGTTGGGAAGCTTGAGGTGGCAGATAGGTGGTGAGGGCTGAGTGTGAGCTGGAAATAAGGAATGATGAGCTCAGACCTCATCCAGGGCTGGACAGGCAGCCCCCTCAGACCAGGTCTTTATCTGCAGCTGCTCTGGACATCCCCAAGTTTGTCCCCAAAGTGGACCTGCAGGCAGATTACAACACGGCCAAGGTGAGGGGTGGCCCCCaggtggcagggagggggtggTTCATGCAGGGGTTCGGGGTGCGGgacctgaccctgcccacctctgTGTTTCAGGGTGTGTTGGGTGCCGGCTACCAGGCCCTGCGGCTGGCACAGGCCTTGCTGGCAGGACAGGAGCTGATGCTTCGGGGGCTGCACTGGTTCGTGTGAGTACCCCCaagggctgggtggggagggcaaGGAGCATGGGCAGGGTAGGACAGGAGACCCAGACCCCTTCCAACACCGCCCTGGGGCTGTGCCCATGGGCACAGTGCCCTCAGTCCCCTGGGAGGAGGCAGCTCTGACTCAGGCTCCCGTTGGCAGAGAGATACTCCAGGCCACGTGCAGGCGGACGCTGGAGGTCACGAGGATGGCCCTCCTCTTCCTCAGCAGCAGCCTCGGCACTGAGAGGTGGGTGTTCCGTCCAGGGTGGGGGCCGCAGCCGGCATGAGCCCCGCTCAGACCCATCAGCCCTTCTCTCTGTCTGTTCCTCACCCCAGTCTTTCCAACAGTGCCCCTCGCCTCCTCCCACCCAGAGCTCCCGACTTCCCTGCCATGCGAGAACGGAGAGGGTGCTCccgccccatccctccccccaccagccaGTCCCTCACCTCAGGGGGCCGAGCCTCCCTGCCCCAGGAAGGGGCCTCTGTCCTACCAGCCCCACCTCTGAAGATTTAAACCGCTCACCTGCACCAGGCcctggagcagggctctaggagaagcactcacactcacacacggtCCCCTGGACTTGACAGGATGGAGACCTAGGCGGTCTCATCCTCCACActcctcctcctgcttcctcTGGGCCTGAAACTGTCCCCGCCTCCTGGGATTCCCTGCCCCAGTCCTTGGAAATCCACACCCTCCACTCCTCTGACTTGGGCTAATTAGGGTTACAGAAAGGGAGAGACTGGGGAGGAGGACATCAAGCTGGAGGGTCTGGAGATGAGAAGCAGGAAGACTCCACTGGCCGGCGCGCTGCTGAGAAGGTGGCAGGGGCTACGGTACAGGTGAGAGGTGGGAGCCCTGTGGCCCAGGGAAGCTGATGGTGGCTGGAGCCTCTCCCGGTGACAGGTGGTGGCAGAAGAGCAGAGACTGTGCCAAACACGCCCGGTGTCCTACCCGTCACGTCCCGCAGCCCTTGTCTTCAGGAAGGTCCTGGGAGTTTCCCAGGAGCAGGGTGACTCACTGCAGACTTGCCCTCCACCTGGCGCTCGGCAGCAGCGACGCTGACCGTGGGGTAGACAGGGTGGTGGCcgggcagggaggaggaagaggagtgtCCCCAGATGAGTCCCCGGCATGGCTGAGCCGCCTTCAAATGGGGACAGAGAAGAGGGGCTGCAGAGGGCAGGATCAGCCAGCAGCGCTGTGGTGGAGTCGCTCTGAGAAGACATCTGCCCAGGCACAGAGTGGGCTTCCAGGGCTGGATGTGGCCCCAGGCCTGCAGACGGCCCTGGAGGACAGCCCTTCCCCAGCATGTGCGCGTGGCAGGACGGTTGGGTAAAGGGAGACAAGAGATGGGCAGACGCAGCCAGGAAGACCCGGAGGAAGGGAGGCTGTCAAGGCCAGAATGTGAGCAAATACCTGGGGTGGGAAGGCCTTATGCAGAGACATGACTGGAGGGGTGGGAAGGTGCTGCGGAGGTTTGCTGAAGCCACAGTCATAGTGCAGAATGTCCCAGAGTGGAATtggagagggacagagggaaggggagagtgcAGGCAGGTCCTAGGGTCCAGATGAGAGGTTGGACCTCGCTAAAATGACCAACAAGGATCTATTCTAGGTTCTTGTGTGAGAAAGAAATGTATAGAGAGAGCATTCAGTTGTTTGCCCGCCTTCCCTGGGCTGACGAGTGTAGAAAGCGACAGGCTAGCCCCAGGGCTGGAGTGCTGGGGTCTGCTGGCCGCTGTTTCTCCAGTTCTGGCTCCAAGGCCTCCTCCGAGGCGTGGTGGGTGTGGAGAGCTCAGGGTCAGGCAAGTGCCTGCTTTGAGGCCTGTTTCATTCTCCCACGAGGAAGAGCGCTGGGCCAAGAGTCAGAAGGCCCGGCCCAAGCTCTTCATTAACTCACTGTTAGCCTCAGACCATTGTCGCCTTTCCTACCTGggcctctatttcctcattttcaaaatgAGAGGATTGGACGATCTCGGAGGCCTCCCAGCTCCCATGCGTAGCAATCTCATTCTTTTCTGAACATGCTCAGACCTGTCGGTTCTTCTAAGGTCCGAAGCCACTAGCTCCTCCCACAGCAGAACCTGATATATCTTAATGAGCTGAATTTCATGTTGGGAGGAGCCCAAGCACGTGGCACGAACTGGCCATCATCGCCAGCCTCCCCTACAGGGCGCTCCTCCTTCTGCGGGTTCTCCAAGACTCGCTCCCTTGGCAGTGTCCTTGCCTTTGTCCCAAAGCTCCCCGGCCCTCCTCAGCAGCCGCTGCCACCCAGAGGCACCGTTCAGGCAGCCAGGACTGGCTCAGGGAATCCCATTgcttccccaccctcacccccaaaaCAGCGTGTGTTTGTGTGAATGTGTTCTCTAGTCATGTCAATTATCTCTGAGGTCTCTTTGATCCCACGAACACCTTTTATGGTAGCAGGAAGGAGGTTTAtctccccattatacagatgaagagCCCAAGGCTTGGAAAGCTGAAGTGATTACCAAGATCATGCAGAAGGCAGGTGTGGCAGCCAAGACTAGGACTCGGTCCAGTAGGGTTGGGTCAGCCTCATCCTCTTCTGCCACCAAGTATCCCATGCCCTAAAATCCATCCGTGTGTTCGATAATTTGCTTGACACTCATGTGtggagtgcctgctgtgtgccgagCACTTTCTTGG encodes:
- the IKBKE gene encoding inhibitor of nuclear factor kappa-B kinase subunit epsilon isoform X4, with translation MTTSPESSGGATQSHKPACPTAEMGRWPASWEQEMQSTVNYLWHTDDLLGQGATASVYKARNKKSGELVAVKVFNTASYLRPREVQVREFEVLRKLNHQNIIKLFAVEEMGGSRQKVLVMEYCASGSLMSVLEGPENAFGLPEDEFLVVLRCVVAGMNHLRENGIVHRDIKPGNIMRLVGEEGQSIYKLTDFGAARELDDDEKFVSVYGTEEYLHPDMYERAVLRKPQQKAFGVAVDLWSIGVTLYHAATGSLPFVPFGGPRRNKEIMYRITTEKPAGAIAGTQRLENGPLEWSYTLPVTCQLSMGLQSQLVPILANILEVEQAKCWGFDQFFAETSDILQRVVVHVFSLPQAVVHHVYIHAHNTIAIFLEAVYKQTNVAPQHQEYLFEGHLCVLEPSLSAQHIAHTTASSPLTLFSMVSETPKGLAFRDPALDIPKFVPKVDLQADYNTAKGVLGAGYQALRLAQALLAGQELMLRGLHWFVEILQATCRRTLEVTRMALLFLSSSLGTESNMAGVTEIQELKRAAELRSKLRTLAEVLSRCSRNITETKMTLSNLSSELMKNRDQVHEDRSIQQIQCCLDKMYLIYKQFKKSRMRPGLGYNEEQIHKLDKVNFSHLAKRLLQVFQEERVQKYQASLVTHGKRMRVVHETRNHLRLVGCSVAACNTEAQGAQESLSKILDWLSHQLLQDRTKGAQASPPPTAPYPSPALKDLVLHMQELCKEMKVLASDLQDNNRVIEGLSRVPSAPDI
- the IKBKE gene encoding inhibitor of nuclear factor kappa-B kinase subunit epsilon isoform X3, yielding MTTSPESSGGATQSHKPACPTAEMGRWPASWEQEMQSTVNYLWHTDDLLGQGATASVYKARNKKSGELVAVKVFNTASYLRPREVQVREFEVLRKLNHQNIIKLFAVEEMGGSRQKVLVMEYCASGSLMSVLEGPENAFGLPEDEFLVVLRCVVAGMNHLRENGIVHRDIKPGNIMRLVGEEGQSIYKLTDFGAARELDDDEKFVSVYGTEEYLHPDMYERAVLRKPQQKAFGVAVDLWSIGVTLYHAATGSLPFVPFGGPRRNKEIMYRITTEKPAGAIAGTQRLENGPLEWSYTLPVTCQLSMGLQSQLVPILANILEVEQAKCWGFDQFFAETSDILQRVVVHVFSLPQAVVHHVYIHAHNTIAIFLEAVYKQTNVAPQHQEYLFEGHLCVLEPSLSAQHIAHTTASSPLTLFSMVSETPKGLAFRDPALDIPKFVPKVDLQADYNTAKGVLGAGYQALRLAQALLAGQELMLRGLHWFVEILQATCRRTLEVTRMALLFLSSSLGTERFSNMAGVTEIQELKRAAELRSKLRTLAEVLSRCSRNITETKMTLSNLSSELMKNRDQVHEDRSIQQIQCCLDKMYLIYKQFKKSRMRPGLGYNEEQIHKLDKVNFSHLAKRLLQVFQEERVQKYQASLVTHGKRMRVVHETRNHLRLVGCSVAACNTEAQGAQESLSKILDWLSHQLLQDRTKGAQASPPPTAPYPSPALKDLVLHMQELCKEMKVLASDLQDNNRVIEGLSRVPSAPDI
- the IKBKE gene encoding inhibitor of nuclear factor kappa-B kinase subunit epsilon isoform X7 codes for the protein MTTSPESSGGATQSHKPACPTAEMGRWPASWEQEMQSTVNYLWHTDDLLGQGATASVYKARNKKSGELVAVKVFNTASYLRPREVQVREFEVLRKLNHQNIIKLFAVEEMGGSRQKVLVMEYCASGSLMSVLEGPENAFGLPEDEFLVVLRCVVAGMNHLRENGIVHRDIKPGNIMRLVGEEGQSIYKLTDFGAARELDDDEKFVSVYGTEEYLHPDMYERAVLRKPQQKAFGVAVDLWSIGVTLYHAATGSLPFVPFGGPRRNKEIMYRITTEKPAGAIAGTQRLENGPLEWSYTLPVTCQLSMGLQSQLVPILANILEVEQAKCWGFDQFFAETSDILQRVVVHVFSLPQAVVHHVYIHAHNTIAIFLEAVYKQTNVAPQHQEYLFEGHLCVLEPSLSAQHIAHTTASSPLTLFSMVSETPKGLAFRDPALDIPKFVPKVDLQADYNTAKGVLGAGYQALRLAQALLAGQELMLRGLHWFVFSNMAGVTEIQELKRAAELRSKLRTVSEAGLAEVLSRCSRNITETKMTLSNLSSELMKNRDQVHEDRSIQQIQCCLDKMYLIYKQFKKSRMRPGLGYNEEQIHKLDKVNFSHLAKRLLQVFQEERVQKYQASLVTHGKRMRVVHETRNHLRLVGCSVAACNTEAQGAQESLSKILDWLSHQLLQDRTKGAQASPPPTAPYPSPALKDLVLHMQELCKEMKVLASDLQDNNRVIEGLSRVPSAPDI
- the IKBKE gene encoding inhibitor of nuclear factor kappa-B kinase subunit epsilon isoform X2 translates to MTTSPESSGGATQSHKPACPTAEMGRWPASWEQEMQSTVNYLWHTDDLLGQGATASVYKARNKKSGELVAVKVFNTASYLRPREVQVREFEVLRKLNHQNIIKLFAVEEMGGSRQKVLVMEYCASGSLMSVLEGPENAFGLPEDEFLVVLRCVVAGMNHLRENGIVHRDIKPGNIMRLVGEEGQSIYKLTDFGAARELDDDEKFVSVYGTEEYLHPDMYERAVLRKPQQKAFGVAVDLWSIGVTLYHAATGSLPFVPFGGPRRNKEIMYRITTEKPAGAIAGTQRLENGPLEWSYTLPVTCQLSMGLQSQLVPILANILEVEQAKCWGFDQFFAETSDILQRVVVHVFSLPQAVVHHVYIHAHNTIAIFLEAVYKQTNVAPQHQEYLFEGHLCVLEPSLSAQHIAHTTASSPLTLFSMVSETPKGLAFRDPALDIPKFVPKVDLQADYNTAKGVLGAGYQALRLAQALLAGQELMLRGLHWFVEILQATCRRTLEVTRMALLFLSSSLGTESNMAGVTEIQELKRAAELRSKLRTVSEAGLAEVLSRCSRNITETKMTLSNLSSELMKNRDQVHEDRSIQQIQCCLDKMYLIYKQFKKSRMRPGLGYNEEQIHKLDKVNFSHLAKRLLQVFQEERVQKYQASLVTHGKRMRVVHETRNHLRLVGCSVAACNTEAQGAQESLSKILDWLSHQLLQDRTKGAQASPPPTAPYPSPALKDLVLHMQELCKEMKVLASDLQDNNRVIEGLSRVPSAPDI
- the IKBKE gene encoding inhibitor of nuclear factor kappa-B kinase subunit epsilon isoform X10, whose protein sequence is MTTSPESSGGATQSHKPACPTAEMGRWPASWEQEMQSTVNYLWHTDDLLGQGATASVYKARNKKSGELVAVKVFNTASYLRPREVQVREFEVLRKLNHQNIIKLFAVEEMGGSRQKVLVMEYCASGSLMSVLEGPENAFGLPEDEFLVVLRCVVAGMNHLRENGIVHRDIKPGNIMRLVGEEGQSIYKLTDFGAARELDDDEKFVSVYGTEEYLHPDMYERAVLRKPQQKAFGVAVDLWSIGVTLYHAATGSLPFVPFGGPRRNKEIMYRITTEKPAGAIAGTQRLENGPLEWSYTLPVTCQLSMGLQSQLVPILANILEVEQAKCWGFDQFFAETSDILQRVVVHVFSLPQAVVHHVYIHAHNTIAIFLEAVYKQTNVAPQHQEYLFEGHLCVLEPSLSAQHIAHTTASSPLTLFSMVSETPKGLAFRDPALDIPKFVPKVDLQADYNTAKGVLGAGYQALRLAQALLAGQELMLRGLHWFVFSNMAGVTEIQELKRAAELRSKLRTLAEVLSRCSRNITETKMTLSNLSSELMKNRDQVHEDRSIQQIQCCLDKMYLIYKQFKKSRMRPGLGYNEEQIHKLDKVNFSHLAKRLLQVFQEERVQKYQASLVTHGKRMRVVHETRNHLRLVGCSVAACNTEAQGAQESLSKILDWLSHQLLQDRTKGAQASPPPTAPYPSPALKDLVLHMQELCKEMKVLASDLQDNNRVIEGLSRVPSAPDI